One window of Paenibacillus albicereus genomic DNA carries:
- a CDS encoding response regulator, with the protein MTGKVMIVDDEPHITRNLEKVIPWEMLGLEVAATAKNGREALEALQGGGFDLLLCDIRMPVMDGMTLVKTIRDTGMDLDIIMLSGYQDFSYTRTAIQYGVQDYILKPIPYDELTGVIARVMSQRRARQRQQQDERVRMSAVLDLANEKVLFDVLKDYTDVSHNHWLVAEDEHELSGRSYLLLVLDMDAGAEEAKDWREWNDKERKLWNFAVANVLRESLRRSGMRHAVIQMRDGEWCVLAAMKEGYLFDRGETAQWIEKLLEEIRRHVKLSLHAGVWGDLVDMKGLSSAYKRVHRSMQLDPEAERIRFFSGEALPQNVSHEVLWSSSERILEALKRGHAQDVNEEMKLLSSRLQSLGTPELGRIKPVLHYFALHLMREMKEMQLLGKEQEEALWRKLDRRISAKDLLSVIRQTADAGLAGSSDKKKHSERTIAEAKAYLDRNLYRDIGVEEAATRVGLSTSYFSLLFKQTYGETFIEYVTRQRMEKAKQLLEHTSKSVAQISKEVGYSERRYFTKVFMKYTGENPTDFRARLQQPG; encoded by the coding sequence ATGACGGGCAAGGTCATGATTGTCGACGACGAGCCGCATATCACGCGCAACCTCGAGAAGGTCATCCCGTGGGAGATGCTCGGCCTCGAGGTGGCGGCGACGGCCAAAAATGGAAGGGAGGCGCTGGAGGCGCTGCAAGGCGGCGGGTTCGACCTGCTGCTCTGCGACATCCGCATGCCGGTCATGGACGGCATGACGCTCGTCAAGACGATTCGCGACACCGGCATGGACCTGGACATCATCATGCTGTCGGGCTATCAGGATTTCAGCTACACCCGCACGGCGATCCAGTACGGCGTGCAGGACTACATCCTCAAGCCGATCCCCTACGACGAGCTGACCGGCGTCATCGCCCGCGTCATGAGCCAGCGGCGCGCCCGGCAGCGGCAGCAGCAGGACGAGCGCGTCCGCATGAGCGCCGTCCTCGACCTCGCCAACGAAAAGGTGCTGTTCGACGTGCTCAAGGACTACACCGACGTGTCGCACAACCACTGGCTCGTCGCCGAGGACGAGCATGAGCTGTCCGGGCGCTCGTACCTGCTGCTCGTGCTGGACATGGATGCCGGCGCGGAGGAGGCCAAGGATTGGCGGGAGTGGAACGACAAGGAGCGCAAGCTGTGGAACTTCGCGGTCGCCAACGTGCTGCGGGAGTCGCTGCGGCGCAGCGGCATGCGCCATGCCGTCATTCAGATGCGCGACGGCGAATGGTGCGTGCTCGCCGCGATGAAGGAAGGCTATCTTTTCGACAGAGGCGAGACCGCCCAGTGGATCGAAAAGCTGCTGGAGGAAATCCGCCGGCATGTCAAGCTGAGCCTGCATGCCGGCGTGTGGGGCGACCTCGTCGACATGAAAGGGCTCTCGAGCGCTTACAAGCGGGTGCACCGTTCGATGCAGCTCGATCCGGAAGCCGAGCGGATTCGCTTCTTCAGCGGGGAGGCTCTGCCGCAAAACGTTTCGCATGAGGTGCTCTGGTCCAGCTCCGAACGGATTCTGGAGGCGCTCAAGCGCGGCCATGCGCAGGACGTCAACGAGGAGATGAAGCTGCTCTCCTCGCGGCTGCAGTCGCTCGGCACGCCGGAGCTCGGCCGCATCAAGCCGGTGCTGCACTACTTCGCGCTCCATCTGATGCGGGAGATGAAGGAGATGCAGCTGCTCGGCAAGGAGCAGGAGGAAGCGCTGTGGCGCAAGCTGGACCGGCGCATCAGCGCCAAAGACCTGCTCAGCGTCATCCGGCAGACGGCCGACGCGGGTCTCGCCGGCTCGAGCGACAAGAAAAAGCATTCCGAGCGCACGATCGCCGAGGCCAAGGCCTACCTCGACCGCAACCTGTACCGGGACATCGGCGTCGAGGAGGCGGCGACCCGCGTCGGGCTTAGCACCTCGTACTTCAGCCTGCTGTTCAAGCAGACGTACGGGGAGACGTTCATCGAGTACGTCACGCGCCAGCGGATGGAGAAGGCGAAGCAGCTGCTGGAGCATACGTCCAAGAGCGTCGCCCAAATATCCAAGGAAGTCGGCTACTCGGAGCGCCGCTACTTCACCAAGGTCTTCATGAAATATACCGGAGAAAACCCGACCGACTTCCGCGCAAGGCTCCAGCAGCCCGGATGA
- a CDS encoding glycoside hydrolase family 3 protein, protein MNMIESVNSSSKPYAGWTLKEKAAQLFVFGFHGKQPSQDILDIIEGHGVGGVIYFTRNIDDARQVHELSSQLHRAASEAGRPPLLVSIDQEGGMVARIVDGVTLMPGNMALGAAASRDGAYETARICGEELRLLGVNLNFAPCLDVNNNPDNPVINVRSYGDRPELVSELGAAAVQGFQSSGVAATVKHFPGHGDTSVDSHHALPVVAHDRQRLEEIELPPFRAAIAAGADVIMTAHICLPALDPSGVPSTLSKPVLTGLLRGELGYDRVIVTDCLEMDAIDKTYGPGEGSVRAIEAGADLVLISHNIDKQLAGLDAVVRAVEEGRLSEERLEQSLDRILSLKEKLGAAEAPAPWEQSSPRIGTPEHRAVAERWSEASLTLVKNEGGLLPLPAEGRTLVLWPEIKAVSVADEMLSGDGTLGSWLSKLLPNVEERRHDDATALDGLDAFDRIVFVSYDASKHPQELELAERLLQVAGDRTVAVSVRNPLDLTRFPSVQAFLAVYECRPLALRSAAKALAGELTPAGKLPMALSEAYPFGFGL, encoded by the coding sequence ATGAACATGATTGAATCAGTCAATTCTTCATCGAAGCCATACGCCGGCTGGACGCTGAAGGAGAAGGCGGCCCAGCTGTTCGTCTTCGGCTTCCACGGCAAGCAGCCGTCCCAGGACATCCTGGACATCATCGAGGGGCATGGCGTCGGAGGCGTCATCTACTTCACGCGCAACATCGACGATGCCCGGCAGGTGCACGAGCTGTCCTCGCAGCTGCACCGGGCCGCTTCGGAGGCGGGACGACCGCCGCTGCTCGTGAGCATCGACCAGGAAGGCGGCATGGTGGCGCGCATCGTCGACGGCGTGACGCTCATGCCGGGCAACATGGCGCTCGGCGCTGCGGCTTCCCGCGATGGCGCCTATGAAACAGCGCGCATCTGCGGCGAGGAGCTGCGCCTGCTGGGCGTCAACCTCAACTTCGCGCCATGCCTCGACGTCAACAACAATCCGGACAATCCGGTCATCAACGTCCGCTCCTACGGCGATCGTCCGGAGCTCGTATCCGAGCTCGGCGCGGCCGCAGTCCAAGGGTTCCAGTCCTCCGGCGTGGCCGCTACGGTCAAGCACTTCCCGGGCCACGGCGACACGAGCGTCGACTCGCATCACGCGCTGCCGGTCGTCGCGCACGACCGCCAGCGTCTGGAGGAGATCGAGCTGCCGCCGTTCCGCGCGGCCATCGCGGCCGGCGCCGACGTCATCATGACCGCGCATATCTGCCTGCCCGCCCTCGACCCGAGCGGCGTGCCGTCCACGCTGTCGAAGCCGGTGCTGACCGGACTGCTGCGCGGCGAGCTCGGCTATGACCGCGTCATCGTCACCGACTGCCTGGAGATGGACGCGATCGACAAGACATACGGTCCGGGCGAAGGCTCCGTACGCGCGATCGAGGCCGGAGCGGACCTCGTCCTCATCAGCCACAACATCGACAAGCAGCTGGCCGGACTGGACGCGGTCGTTCGGGCCGTCGAGGAAGGGCGCTTGTCCGAGGAGCGGCTGGAGCAGTCGCTGGACCGGATTCTTTCGCTGAAGGAGAAGCTCGGCGCAGCGGAGGCGCCGGCTCCGTGGGAGCAGAGCTCGCCGCGCATCGGCACGCCGGAGCACCGGGCTGTCGCCGAGCGCTGGAGCGAGGCTTCGTTGACGCTCGTCAAGAACGAGGGCGGCCTGCTGCCGCTGCCGGCCGAGGGGCGCACGCTCGTGCTCTGGCCGGAGATCAAGGCGGTATCGGTCGCCGACGAGATGCTCTCCGGCGACGGCACGCTCGGCAGCTGGCTGTCGAAGCTGCTCCCGAACGTCGAGGAGCGCCGCCACGACGACGCCACTGCGCTCGACGGACTGGATGCGTTCGACCGCATCGTATTCGTCAGCTACGACGCCTCCAAGCATCCGCAGGAGCTTGAGCTCGCCGAGCGGCTGCTCCAGGTCGCCGGCGACCGCACGGTCGCCGTCTCGGTGCGCAATCCGCTGGACTTGACCCGGTTCCCGTCCGTGCAGGCTTTCCTCGCCGTCTACGAGTGCCGTCCGCTGGCGCTCCGCTCCGCCGCCAAGGCTCTTGCGGGCGAGCTGACGCCGGCCGGCAAGCTGCCGATGGCGCTGAGCGAGGCGTATCCGTTCGGCTTCGGGCTGTAG
- the pnpS gene encoding two-component system histidine kinase PnpS produces MKRFRVRLTWIMIVMIGLSVTAAGLMMGKTYKDNHIAALEESMLREMMVINAHLDWSLADKPVEGQAYFSERANELKELTGARVTFIRKDGKVLGDSDSDPNGMDNHSGRKEVLEAEAEGSGRAIRHSETVGQNMLYVAVAADPGRLPSDLIRLSYSLESVEISVNKLWTVLIGGLILLFLLSAAVSYRVALGLTRPLEQITGAARRIKAMDYSVRVDIRSKDEIGELGTAINAMAEGLQVQMNRIQENETQLYSVLDNMTSGIVMINAGGRMVLFNRRAEEVLGFEHREMVGKHYSEVKQQYELSQFIQQGIDNQEPMHDEITFYFPEERLLELNLVPVYASDDRYGGALLVLHDVSAIRRLERMRSEFVANVSHELKTPVTAIKGFAETLLGGAVHDPVMSQQFMQIIYDESERLNRLIGDILELSKVESRRVPLQLSPVDLTAFLRRSIEVMEPEAAKKGIALEAVIADGIFLEADEDRLRQIVINLLQNGINYTPEGGQVAVSASLAVREDGLETVRIRISDTGIGIPKKDLPRIFERFYRVDKARSRVSGGTGLGLSIVKHLVELHKGTITVDSTVGVGTSFILELPVIQP; encoded by the coding sequence ATGAAGCGTTTTCGGGTTCGCCTCACGTGGATCATGATCGTCATGATCGGCCTGTCGGTCACGGCGGCCGGCTTGATGATGGGCAAGACCTACAAGGACAATCATATCGCCGCCCTCGAGGAAAGCATGCTCCGCGAGATGATGGTCATCAACGCCCATCTGGACTGGAGCCTGGCGGACAAGCCGGTGGAAGGGCAGGCGTATTTCAGCGAGCGCGCGAACGAGCTCAAGGAGCTCACCGGCGCGCGCGTCACGTTCATCCGCAAGGACGGCAAGGTGCTCGGCGATTCGGACTCCGATCCGAACGGAATGGACAACCATAGCGGGCGCAAGGAGGTGCTCGAGGCGGAAGCCGAGGGCTCCGGCCGGGCGATCCGCCACAGCGAGACGGTCGGGCAGAACATGCTCTATGTCGCCGTCGCCGCCGATCCGGGACGCCTGCCGTCCGATCTGATCCGGCTGTCCTACAGCCTGGAATCGGTCGAGATCAGCGTGAACAAGCTATGGACGGTGCTGATCGGCGGCCTCATCCTGCTCTTCCTGCTGTCGGCGGCCGTCAGCTACCGGGTGGCGCTCGGCCTGACGCGGCCGCTCGAGCAGATTACCGGCGCCGCGCGCCGCATCAAGGCCATGGACTATTCCGTACGGGTCGACATCCGCAGCAAAGACGAGATCGGCGAGCTCGGCACGGCGATCAACGCGATGGCCGAAGGGCTGCAGGTGCAGATGAACCGCATCCAGGAGAACGAGACGCAGCTGTACAGCGTCCTCGACAACATGACGAGCGGCATCGTCATGATCAATGCCGGCGGCCGCATGGTGCTGTTCAACCGGCGGGCCGAGGAGGTGCTCGGCTTCGAGCACCGCGAGATGGTCGGCAAGCATTACAGCGAGGTCAAGCAGCAGTACGAGCTGTCGCAATTCATCCAGCAGGGCATCGACAACCAGGAGCCGATGCACGACGAGATCACGTTCTATTTCCCGGAGGAAAGGCTGCTGGAGCTCAATCTCGTCCCGGTCTACGCCAGCGACGACCGCTACGGGGGCGCGCTGCTCGTGCTGCACGACGTCTCGGCGATCCGCCGCCTGGAGCGGATGCGCAGCGAGTTCGTCGCCAACGTCTCGCATGAGCTCAAGACGCCCGTTACGGCGATCAAAGGCTTCGCCGAGACGCTGCTCGGCGGCGCGGTGCACGATCCGGTCATGTCGCAGCAATTCATGCAGATCATCTACGACGAGAGCGAGCGGTTAAACCGGCTCATCGGCGATATCCTCGAGCTGTCCAAGGTGGAGTCCAGGCGGGTGCCCCTGCAGCTGTCGCCGGTCGACCTGACCGCCTTCCTGCGCCGGTCGATCGAGGTCATGGAGCCGGAGGCGGCCAAAAAAGGCATCGCGCTGGAAGCCGTGATCGCCGACGGCATCTTCCTGGAGGCGGACGAGGACCGGCTGCGCCAGATCGTCATCAATCTGCTGCAGAACGGAATCAACTACACGCCAGAGGGCGGCCAAGTCGCGGTATCCGCGTCGCTCGCGGTCCGGGAGGACGGGCTCGAGACGGTGCGCATCCGCATCAGCGACACCGGCATCGGCATTCCCAAGAAGGATCTTCCCCGCATCTTCGAGCGGTTCTACCGGGTGGACAAAGCCCGCTCGCGCGTGAGCGGCGGCACCGGACTCGGCCTGTCGATCGTGAAGCATCTCGTGGAGCTGCACAAGGGCACGATCACGGTCGACAGCACGGTCGGCGTCGGAACGTCGTTCATTTTGGAGCTTCCCGTCATCCAGCCGTAG
- a CDS encoding response regulator transcription factor, translating to MSHKVLVIEDEPTLSRLLSYNLTQEGYDVTVCDHGGEGLQAAIQRSFDLIMLDIMLPGMNGFEVLGKLRQSGVKTPVIILTARTAEEEVVQGLKHGADDYITKPFGVAELLARVSAVLRRSGHTVAADAAQPQDKVIRAGDLAIYPERYEVILAGEQVPLRPKEFEVLLYLIQRPGMVITRDDLMNVVWGFDYIGGQRTVDVHVSSLRKKLELGADSVCIESIRGVGYKLVLPKKVGTG from the coding sequence ATGTCGCACAAAGTGCTTGTCATCGAGGATGAGCCTACCCTTTCAAGGCTGCTATCGTACAACTTGACGCAAGAAGGCTACGACGTGACGGTCTGCGACCACGGGGGAGAAGGGCTGCAGGCGGCGATTCAGCGCAGCTTCGACCTCATCATGCTGGACATCATGCTGCCGGGAATGAACGGCTTCGAGGTGCTGGGCAAGCTGAGGCAGAGCGGAGTCAAGACGCCCGTCATCATCTTGACGGCACGCACGGCGGAGGAGGAGGTCGTCCAGGGCCTCAAGCACGGAGCCGACGACTACATCACCAAGCCGTTCGGCGTCGCCGAGCTGCTCGCCCGCGTATCGGCCGTGCTGCGGCGCTCCGGCCATACGGTGGCGGCGGATGCAGCCCAGCCGCAGGACAAGGTCATCCGTGCCGGAGACCTCGCCATCTATCCGGAGCGCTACGAGGTCATCCTGGCCGGGGAGCAGGTGCCGCTCCGGCCCAAGGAATTCGAGGTGCTGCTGTACCTCATCCAGCGGCCGGGCATGGTCATTACGCGCGACGACCTGATGAACGTCGTCTGGGGCTTCGACTATATCGGCGGCCAGCGCACCGTCGACGTGCATGTCAGCTCCCTGCGCAAGAAGCTGGAGCTCGGGGCGGACTCGGTCTGCATCGAATCGATCCGCGGCGTCGGCTACAAGCTCGTGCTGCCCAAAAAGGTCGGCACGGGCTGA
- a CDS encoding helix-turn-helix domain-containing protein has protein sequence MEVYNEKVLYENPLLSLRVFRSQRDHNLHINWHYHRELELLLVLSGSLEVQVEEERFDLAEGDVAIIGANQLHRDRSSSAALDYIVLQFDLEQFFDHSTMPYMRFFMETNHPLSQVNYIFQENSLVKNEIAQAVRDLLDETTVKEIGYELAVGMLVKRILLLLLRNDKRKILSDQDDFDRLRLKPVLTFVEQHLTDRIQVEEVCKLANMSYYYFVKYFKKTIGLSFTEYVNYRKIKWAERILLTKDLSISEVGDRIGMPNMAHFYKMFKKYNDCSPKEFQKKMLAWGRS, from the coding sequence TTGGAAGTCTATAACGAAAAGGTCCTTTATGAAAACCCTCTTTTGTCGCTGCGCGTCTTTCGTTCGCAGCGCGACCATAACCTGCACATCAATTGGCATTATCATCGGGAGCTGGAGCTGCTGCTCGTCCTGAGCGGCAGCCTGGAGGTTCAAGTCGAGGAGGAGCGCTTCGATCTCGCCGAGGGCGACGTCGCGATCATCGGCGCCAACCAGCTGCACCGGGACCGGAGCAGCTCCGCAGCGCTCGACTACATCGTGCTGCAGTTCGATCTCGAGCAGTTTTTCGACCACAGCACGATGCCGTACATGCGCTTCTTCATGGAGACCAACCATCCGCTCAGCCAGGTGAACTACATCTTCCAGGAGAATTCCCTCGTCAAGAACGAGATCGCCCAAGCGGTGCGCGACCTCCTGGACGAGACGACGGTCAAGGAGATCGGCTACGAGCTGGCCGTAGGCATGCTCGTCAAGCGCATCCTGCTGCTGCTGCTGCGCAACGACAAGCGCAAGATCCTTTCCGACCAGGACGATTTCGACCGCCTCCGCCTGAAGCCCGTGCTCACCTTCGTCGAGCAGCATCTCACCGACCGCATCCAGGTCGAGGAAGTGTGCAAGCTCGCCAACATGAGCTATTATTATTTCGTCAAATACTTCAAAAAAACCATCGGGCTGAGCTTCACCGAATATGTCAATTACCGCAAGATCAAGTGGGCCGAGCGCATCCTGCTGACCAAGGACCTCAGCATCTCCGAGGTCGGCGACCGGATCGGGATGCCGAACATGGCCCATTTCTACAAGATGTTCAAAAAATACAACGACTGCTCGCCCAAGGAATTCCAGAAGAAGATGCTCGCTTGGGGCCGAAGCTGA
- a CDS encoding Gfo/Idh/MocA family protein has protein sequence MSKVRVGIIGCGGIANGKHMPSLAKVSEAEMVAFCDVERYRAEEAKAKFGSGEAAVYENYHDLLNDPSIAVVHVCTPNDSHAEITIAALEAGKHVMCEKPMAKTADDARRMLEAAKRTGKKLTIGYQNRFRGDTRFLKDACIQGELGEVYFAKAHAIRRRAVPTWGVFLDEEKQGGGPLIDIGTHALDLALWMMDNYKPKVVLGRAYHKLSQTENAANAWGPWDPAKFTVEDSAFAMITMENGASIVLESSWALNSLEVDEAKVSLSGTKAGADMKGGLRINGEENSRLYVKEIELNSGGVAFYEGASEDPGELEARAWIQAVIHDTEPVVTPEQALVVSEILEAIYESSKTGKAVYFE, from the coding sequence ATGTCTAAAGTACGTGTTGGAATCATCGGCTGCGGCGGCATCGCGAACGGCAAGCATATGCCGTCCCTGGCCAAAGTCAGCGAGGCGGAAATGGTAGCGTTCTGCGACGTCGAACGCTACCGCGCCGAGGAAGCGAAAGCGAAGTTCGGCAGCGGCGAGGCAGCCGTTTACGAGAACTACCATGACCTGCTGAACGATCCGTCGATCGCGGTCGTGCATGTCTGCACCCCGAACGACTCCCATGCGGAAATCACGATCGCCGCGCTCGAGGCCGGCAAGCATGTCATGTGCGAAAAGCCGATGGCCAAGACGGCGGACGACGCGCGCCGCATGCTCGAAGCTGCGAAGCGCACGGGCAAGAAGCTGACGATCGGCTACCAGAACCGCTTCCGCGGCGACACCCGCTTCCTGAAGGATGCCTGCATCCAGGGCGAGCTGGGCGAAGTCTACTTCGCCAAGGCCCATGCGATCCGCCGCCGCGCGGTGCCGACATGGGGCGTCTTCCTCGACGAGGAGAAGCAGGGCGGAGGCCCGCTCATCGACATCGGCACGCATGCGCTCGACCTGGCGCTGTGGATGATGGACAACTACAAGCCGAAGGTCGTGCTCGGCCGCGCGTACCACAAGCTGTCGCAGACCGAGAACGCCGCCAACGCATGGGGACCTTGGGATCCGGCGAAGTTCACGGTCGAAGACTCGGCGTTCGCGATGATTACGATGGAGAACGGCGCTTCCATCGTGCTGGAATCCAGCTGGGCGCTCAACTCGCTTGAAGTCGACGAGGCGAAGGTGTCGCTCAGCGGCACGAAGGCCGGCGCCGACATGAAGGGCGGCCTGCGCATCAACGGCGAGGAGAACTCCCGTCTGTACGTCAAGGAGATCGAGCTGAACAGCGGCGGCGTCGCCTTCTACGAGGGCGCTTCCGAAGATCCGGGCGAGCTGGAAGCCCGCGCATGGATCCAAGCCGTCATCCACGATACGGAGCCGGTCGTCACGCCGGAGCAGGCGCTCGTCGTCTCCGAGATTCTCGAAGCCATCTACGAGTCTTCCAAGACCGGCAAGGCCGTCTACTTCGAGTAA
- a CDS encoding tetratricopeptide repeat protein: MRPTLEELTALREQGRSLQDMELLEEARSGLLALAADEPGNARALYQAGIAHDNVGLGREAIPYYEKALQLGLAGAERERCLMGLGSTYRYWGRYDEAIETLRTGIAEFPANLPMRVFLSMALYNRGDSKESVELLIRTLLEASDDEKLRYFSRGILAYAEDLDERAEG, translated from the coding sequence ATGCGGCCGACCTTGGAAGAGCTGACGGCGCTGCGCGAGCAGGGCCGCTCGCTGCAGGACATGGAGCTGCTGGAGGAGGCGCGCAGCGGGCTGCTCGCGCTCGCGGCGGACGAGCCCGGCAACGCCAGGGCGCTCTACCAGGCCGGCATCGCTCATGACAATGTGGGGCTCGGCCGCGAAGCCATTCCCTACTATGAGAAGGCCCTCCAGCTCGGGCTCGCAGGCGCGGAGCGGGAACGCTGCCTGATGGGGCTCGGCAGCACGTACCGATACTGGGGCCGTTACGACGAGGCGATCGAGACGCTGCGGACGGGTATCGCGGAATTTCCGGCGAATCTTCCCATGCGCGTCTTCCTCTCCATGGCGCTGTACAACCGCGGCGACAGCAAGGAAAGCGTCGAGCTGCTCATCCGCACGCTCCTGGAGGCCAGCGACGACGAGAAGCTTCGGTATTTCAGCCGGGGCATCCTGGCTTATGCGGAGGATCTGGACGAGCGGGCCGAAGGCTGA
- a CDS encoding M20 family metallopeptidase, which translates to MPDFKAIFKETAERCGEGWKQLSRTIGERPELGHEEFFASAQLADELERQGFDVKRGVLGLPTAFLAEYDSGRPGPVAGLLCEYDALPEIGHACGHHLIGVMGVAAAVLLKEALDAGGGGGRIRVYGTPAEETRGAKVTMSEAGWFDDCGFALMAHPYHAHERSGRSLAMHALQFDYYGRSAHAAASPHLGVNALDAVLLLFGSVNALRQQMRGDARVHGIVSEGGQAPNIIPAHAAAQFYVRAADRAYRDELTERVRACAEGAALQTGCRLEITPFEFSYDELRTNEALSDTYQRMLRLEGVPDEQVLAGSDHGSLDLGNVSLRCPAIHPYLKVVEEKLGLHTAEFRDAAMREEALDAMLLGARLLASTALEVLADDSLYRAVRGEFESRSGSDGRRA; encoded by the coding sequence ATGCCCGATTTCAAAGCTATTTTCAAGGAGACCGCGGAGCGTTGCGGGGAAGGCTGGAAGCAGCTGTCAAGAACGATCGGAGAAAGACCGGAGCTCGGCCATGAGGAGTTCTTCGCCTCCGCCCAACTCGCGGACGAGCTGGAGAGGCAGGGGTTCGACGTGAAGCGGGGCGTGCTCGGCCTGCCGACGGCGTTCCTAGCGGAATATGACTCCGGCCGGCCGGGTCCGGTCGCCGGGCTGCTGTGCGAGTACGACGCCCTCCCGGAGATCGGACATGCATGCGGGCATCATCTCATCGGCGTCATGGGCGTCGCCGCCGCCGTGTTATTGAAGGAAGCGCTGGACGCCGGCGGCGGCGGCGGCCGCATCCGCGTCTACGGCACCCCGGCCGAGGAGACGCGCGGAGCGAAGGTCACGATGAGCGAGGCCGGCTGGTTCGACGACTGCGGCTTCGCGCTTATGGCCCATCCTTACCATGCGCATGAACGGTCGGGCCGTTCGCTCGCGATGCACGCGCTGCAGTTCGACTACTACGGCCGCAGCGCCCATGCCGCCGCCAGCCCGCATCTCGGCGTGAACGCGCTCGATGCCGTGCTCCTGCTGTTCGGCTCGGTCAATGCGCTGCGCCAGCAGATGCGCGGCGACGCCCGCGTCCACGGCATCGTCAGCGAGGGCGGCCAGGCGCCGAACATCATCCCCGCCCATGCCGCGGCTCAATTTTACGTGCGCGCGGCCGACCGCGCGTATCGCGACGAGCTGACGGAGCGCGTCCGCGCCTGCGCGGAAGGCGCGGCGCTCCAGACCGGCTGCCGGCTGGAGATCACGCCGTTCGAGTTCAGCTATGACGAGCTGCGCACGAACGAGGCTTTGTCCGACACGTACCAGCGGATGCTGCGCCTGGAGGGCGTGCCGGACGAGCAGGTGCTCGCGGGCAGCGACCACGGCTCGCTCGACCTCGGCAACGTCTCGCTGCGCTGCCCGGCCATCCATCCGTATCTCAAGGTCGTGGAGGAGAAGCTCGGCCTGCATACGGCGGAGTTCCGCGATGCAGCCATGCGCGAGGAGGCGCTGGACGCGATGCTGCTCGGCGCGCGGCTGCTCGCCTCCACCGCGCTCGAGGTGCTCGCGGACGACTCGCTGTATCGGGCTGTCCGGGGCGAGTTCGAGAGCCGATCCGGCTCAGACGGGAGGCGCGCCTGA